From a region of the Panicum virgatum strain AP13 chromosome 2K, P.virgatum_v5, whole genome shotgun sequence genome:
- the LOC120685902 gene encoding enoyl-CoA hydratase 2, peroxisomal-like — translation MATTSKPAAAVDPEVAIAHRFPEVSFDYDERDVALYALGVGACGDDAVDDKELHLVYHRDGQPHIKVLPTFVSLFPNKNSNGLGIVDVPGLNFDASLLLHGQQYIEIYRPIPSFASVVNKVKVAGLHDKGKATILELETTTSLRESGEIICMNRSTVYLRGAGGFSDSSRPYTYATYPANQVHRISIPNLAPSAVYDDQTKQSQALLYRLSGDYNPLHSDPDIAQVAGFTRPILHGLCTLGFAARAVIKSFCNGEPAAVKSIFGRFLLHVYPGETLSTEMWLDGQKVHYQTKVKERNRAVLSGYVLLQHIPSSL, via the exons atggcgacgacCTCCAAACCCGCCGCGGCTGTGGACCCCGAGGTCGCGATCGCCCACAGGTTCCCCGAG GTCTCCTTCGACTACGACGAGAG GGATGTGGCGCTCTACGCGCTCGGGGTCGGGGCCTGCGGCGACGACGCCGTCGACGACAAGGAGCTACACCTCGTGTACCACAGGGACGGACAGCCACACATTAAG GTTCTTCCGACTTTTGTTTCTTTATTTCCCAACAAGAACAGCAATGGGCTTGGAATTGTTGATGTGCCTGGCCTTAA CTTTGATGCCAGCCTTCTATTGCACGGGCAACAATACATAGAGATCTACAGGCCAATTCCTTCTTTTGCCAGT GTTGTAAACAAGGTTAAAGTAGCTGGTTTGCACGATAAAG GGAAAGCAACTATTCTTGAGCTCGAAACTACCACAAGTCTCAGAGAGTCTGGGGAAATTATATGCATGAACAG GAGTACTGTCTACTTGCGTGGTGCTGGAGGGTTTTCAGACTCTTCACGGCCATATACTTATGCTACTTATCCTGCTAATCAAGTTCATCGCATTTCTattccaaatttggcaccttcTGCAGTATATGATGACCAAACAAAGCAATCCCAG GCATTATTATACAGGTTATCTGGGGATTACAATCCTTTGCATTCAGATCCTGATATTGCACAGGTTGCAGG GTTCACTCGTCCAATCCTCCACGGCCTCTGCACCCTAGGATTCGCTGCTCGCGCTGTCATCAAATCTTTCTGCAACGGTGAACCAGCGGCGGTGAAGAGCATCTTCGGCAGGTTCCTCCTGCACGTCTACCCCGGGGAGACGTTATCCACTGAAATGTGGCTCGACGGCCAGAA GGTGCACTACCAAACGAAGGTCAAGGAGCGGAACCGTGCCGTGCTGTCTGGATATGTGTTGCTCCAACACATCCCCTCATCATTGTAA